Proteins from a genomic interval of Watersipora subatra chromosome 10, tzWatSuba1.1, whole genome shotgun sequence:
- the LOC137407112 gene encoding E3 ubiquitin-protein ligase Arkadia-like, translated as MATPVDNTMSSQEHLPEVSASAIQRPEQAESTLEQPLTSHNNTLSPVHNRFSGVSHSSTRYDTPEPYSQVAGQRQNRDLRSIHHYLASSQSHFQPERYSNPNHDPVLYAAPHLGNHTSLMHPNYSPFHYPYYSLIRPVASNDHCVHHGYYSYTEGPHYESGEQNHRRSPSPRRPLVELFPGSQSSTLQQQGARWPTETHSLNDQSQRMTAAHSSSHAAPPREPLPRLREHIRPWHLVQHENAYESDDSPRNSRDRSWHSLDIRRQRHENPDDPYNQSVLETEQSYTRTEPTREETLQESQRQHRDVESSPAEPLNRSQNHVDRSGPCVSNRSSVSRPSFTSRQTVFDNPNTNTTAESTPPIGYFNVGQMHITINHAPQAYQPAQRGQTRNHLMGLLHSFHVQHQQPVHRAPTQPPSTTNNRNIGASQKTIDRMTFAYRYSQSVASESDQCSSNEKCTICISEYKTSEHVRRLPCLHLFHRDCVDRWLNSNKRCPMCRVDIEATIPEGTGIST; from the exons ATGGCTACACCTGTTGATAATACGATG TCATCACAAGAGCACCTGCCTGAGGTCTCTGCATCAGCTATACAGCGACCTGAACAAGCGGAGTCTACACTAGAACAACCGCTGACTTCACATAATAATACTTTATCACCCGTACACAACAGATTTTCTGGTGTCTCTCATAGTTCAACACGGTACGACACGCCAGAGCCTTACAGTCAAGTTGCTGG GCAACGACAGAATCGTGACCTGAGATCAATCCACCACTATTTAGCCAGCAGTCAGAGCCATTTTCAACCAGAGCGGTACTCCAATCCTAATCATGACCCAGTCTTGTACGCAGCTCCTCATCTTGGAAATCACACAAGTCTAATGCATCCTAATTATTCTCCTTTCCATTATCCCTACTACAGCCTTATTAGACCAGTCGCTAGCAATGATCATTGTGTGCACCATGGTTACTACAGTTACACTGAAG GACCACATTATGAAAGTGGAGAACAGAATCATAGACGCAGTCCTAGTCCACGAAGACCGCTTGTGGAGCTATTTCCTGGCTCTCAGTCTTCAACACTG CAGCAACAGGGTGCAAGATGGCCTACTGAAACTCACAGCTTAAATGACCAGAGTCAGCGTATGACTGCTGCCCACTCCTCTTCTCATGCTGCCCCACCTAGA GAACCATTACCCAGGCTGAGAGAGCACATCAGACCATGGCATCTTGTGCAGCACGAAAATGCATATGAATCTGATGACAGTCCAAGAAACAGTAGAGATAGATCATGGCATAGCCTTGATATAAGGAGGCAGAGGCATGAAAATCCTGACGATCCTTATAACCAGTCTGTACTTGAAACTGAGCAATCTTATACCAGAACAGAACCTACAAG AGAAGAGACTCTACAGGAGTCGCAACGACAGCATAGAGATGTGGAAAGCTCACCTGCAGAGCCTTTGAATCGCAGCCAAAACCATGTTGATCGTTCAGGGCCCTG TGTCTCGAACAGGAGCTCAGTTTCAAGGCCATCCTTCACATCAAGACAGACAGTATTTGACAATCCAAACACTAATACCACAGCTGAAAGCACTCCTCCTATTGGCTACTTCAATGTTGGACAGATGCATATTACTATCAACCATGCT CCTCAGGCCTACCAGCCTGCTCAGCGAGGTCAGACCCGCAATCATCTGATGGGCCTTCTACACTCTTTCCATGTTCAACACCAGCAGCCCGTCCACCGAGCTCCAACCCAGCCTCCCTCGACGACTAATAACAGAAATATAGGTGCCTCGCAGAAGACGATAGATCGTATGACATTTGCTTATCGATATAGTCAGAGTGTCGCTAGTGAAAGTGATCAGTGCAGCTCAAACGAAAAGTGCACCATTTGCATCAGTGAATACAAGACAAGTGAACATGTTCG